One window from the genome of Diabrotica virgifera virgifera chromosome 6, PGI_DIABVI_V3a encodes:
- the LOC114336315 gene encoding protein tweety, producing the protein MGMISPDDAYSYPLIARFLHSLPHVNVSFQHVNSSFEPNNPVYLESLGILGSIPAIWLILTLFVLLIYLLTRCCDRKPRASKSIAALKLTLAVVSVLCCAGIGIGLYGNDDLHNGVVRTLSEGRQVDILISKIRNQTEDIERQLRIQAERQIKEIANVFGTHHSDKPLFNEIEGYFKKLVSNRNATANAARDIRQPLVGVNLTSTIIIGEKIEAVRWPFTMGILSVLLILCVILLVGVARHNRCALIAFSVCGLLAVIASYIMASIYLASSVALSDLCMAPDKFIEDQASTELSKEILRYYTNCERARANPFTQRLREAKTTVENMRSNLTAMVKPAEKLFRDKGLDTKFSSLRNDINTADNYIHSLTALVDCRTLHMHYLRGARALCYVGLLGLTLMLASSVVAGFLLTVLVWVDSHTWIYIRKKKDYQQVTENDSYLPPPQASQAIAARTLQRSQGSSYPPDTPPPSYTSALLHNRPLHAPPTAPLPEHEAEFLLDGCDMRPSEHHRNSAHMAHLRGHTLGRLPSHHHEPILAGPNNGKYATLSKQCKTLESSDFY; encoded by the exons AGTTTGGGAATTCTCGGCTCTATCCCGGCAATATGGTTGATATTAACGCTGTTCGTCCTACTCATTTACCTGTTGACGAGATGTTGTGATCGGAAACCGAGAGCCTCAAAGTCGATAGCGGCCCTTAAACTCACTTTAGCCGTTGTATCGGTTCTGTGTTGTGCCGGCATAGGCATAGGACTCTATGGTAATGACGATTTACACAATGGCGTAGTCCGGACTTTGAGTGAAGGAAG gCAAGTAGACATTTTAATATCCAAAATACGCAACCAAACAGAAGACATCGAGCGACAGTTGAGGATACAAGCAGAGagacaaataaaagaaattgcaAACGTGTTCGGAACACATCACAGTGATAAACCTTTATTTAACGAAATAGAAGGTTATTTTAAGAAACTTGTCA GTAACCGCAACGCTACTGCAAACGCAGCTAGAGATATACGCCAACCTTTAGTGGGAGTCAACCTTACATCGACAATAATAATTGGTGAAAAAATTGAGGCAGTGCGATGGCCTTTCACGATGGGAATTTTGAGCGTTTTACTCATTTTATGTGTGATTTTATTAGTTGGCGTAGCGAGGCACAACAGGTGCGCTCTTATAGCCTTTTCGGTGTGTGGACTGCTCGCCGTCATAGCCTCCTATATTATGGCCAGTATTTATTTAG ctTCCAGTGTAGCTTTGAGCGATTTGTGCATGGCACCTGATAAATTTATTGAAGATCAGGCCAGCACTGAATTGTCGAAAGAGATTCTAAGATATTATACCAATTGTGAAAGAGCACGGGCCAATCCTTTTACCCAAAGATTAAGAGAAGCGAAAACGACCGTAGAGAACATGAGATCTAATTTAACTGCGATGGTTAAACCAGCTGAGAAATTATTTAGAGACAAAGGATTGGATACCAAATTTAG CTCTCTTCGAAATGATATTAATACAGCCGACAACTACATACATTCTTTGACAGCTTTAGTCGACTGCCGAACTCTACACATGCATTACTTGaggggagctagagctctttgttACGTTGGCTTGCTTGGTTTAACATTAATGTTAGCCTCTTCAGTCGTAGCTGGTTTTCTGCTGACTGTGCTGGTATGGGTTGATTCCCATACATGGATTTACATAAGAAAGAA GAAAGACTACCAACAAGTGACAGAAAACGACTCGTATCTTCCACCCCCTCAGGCGAGCCAGGCGATTGCAGCACGCACATTACAACGCAGCCAAGGGTCGTCCTATCCCCCTGATACTCCCCCGCCTAGTTATACATCCGCTTTGCTGCATAACCGGCCATTGCATGCGCCCCCAACAGCCCCCCTGCCAGAGCATGAAGCAGAATTTCTATt AGATGGGTGTGACATGCGTCCGTCAGAACATCACCGCAACAGCGCCCACATGGCACACCTCAGAGGGCACACCTTGGGCAGACTGCCCTCCCACCACCATGAGCCAATACTCGCTGGACCCAATAATGGAAAGTACGCGACTTTGAGCAAACAGTGCAAGACGCTAGAGAGTTCAGACTTCTACTGA